Proteins encoded in a region of the Podarcis muralis chromosome 2, rPodMur119.hap1.1, whole genome shotgun sequence genome:
- the LOC114593043 gene encoding rho guanine nucleotide exchange factor 1-like produces the protein MKDLQEKEPLIEEIWDLLLSQFDVGASKEDRQSGIKFSLQQARALQFLRTKQRKDAHLQHFIQKIESCPECHHHQLKDFLQSEMQT, from the exons ATGAAGGATCTCCAGGAGAAAGAGCCGCTCATTGAGGAGATCTGGGACCTCCTGCTTTCCCAG TTTGACGTGGGTGCAAGCAAAGAGGACCGGCAGTCCGGCATCAAATTCAGCTTGCAGCAGGCCAGGGCCCTGCAGTTCCTGCGGACCAAGCAGCGGAAGGATGCTCACTTGCAACACTTCATCCAG AAAATTGAGAGCTGCCCTGAATGCCACCACCACCAGCTAAAGGATTTCCTTCAGTCTGAGATGCAGACCTGA